Genomic segment of Saccharomyces cerevisiae S288C chromosome XV, complete sequence:
GGCCGGCGATGTCTTTAACCTTATGGGTGCCGTTATGCAACATCTTTTGTCTACCATGATCATTCTTGCTGCTTACTATACGGTGGCAGATATCATTTTACTAGGTCAATGTCTATGGTACGATAATGAGGAAAAACCAGCAGTAGACCCTATTCATCTCTCCCCTGCCAATCCAATAAACGAAAACGTTCTGCACGATGTGTTCAATGAACAACAACCGCTTTTGAATTCCCAAGGTCAGCCAAATCgtattgatgaagaaatggCTGCTCCTTCATCCGACGGAAACGCTGGTGATGATAATCTCCGTGAAGtcaattcaagaaatttgataaaagaCATATTTATTGTTAGTGGTGTAGTTTTTGTAGGTTTCATCTCGTGGTATGTAACCTACTGCGTAAACTACACGCAACCTCCTCCCGTGGAGGATCCATCACTGCCTGTTCCCGAACTGCAGATCAATTGGATGGCTCAGATATTCGGTTACTTAAGTGCCCTTTTGTATCTGGGTTCAAGAATTCCTCAGATATTACTGAATTTTAAGAGAAAGTCTTGTGAAGGTATCAGTTTCctattctttttgttcGCCTGTTTGGGTAATACCacatttattttctctgTGATTGTCATTTCTTTAGACTGGAAGTATCTAATTATGAATGCTTCCTGGTTGGTTGGAAGCATAGGTACTTTATTCATGGATTTCGTCATATTTTCCCagtttttcatttacaaaagaaataaaaaatttatactGAATTAACATGTTCTATCtaatatttatttaacATATTTTTGACCTCacaaactttttttttttttctctctgtcattgacatttttttaatgtcacaaaaagaaaaattaaatgtattataaaatttcatttaaaTAGGAAAAAACCCGTGATTACTAAAGGCATATTAAAGATCTATTAAAGATCTATTAAAGCTTTCTGCTACCAGTATGgataatattttaaagGCATCAAATATGGAAGGGACTTCAACAATGACAGTTACCTCGCGTAGTTCTGAAGACTCTAGTTGTATCTCAAATCATGAACAAGATACCGATACACATAAGGACGGCGACACAAGTGGTCTGGAAAACAGTAAAATTTCGAAGAGAAAGTGGATGAAAGAGTTTTTTAAACTTTCCAAATCTCCAGCTTCCAAAAGCAGCCGGAGTATAGGTTCCATGAAAAGTAACCAGAGCCTCGTTTCAATGAAAAGTAGTGACGATGGCAACAGTTATAAAAATGATTACTCTTCTATCTGTGGTAACAGCCTTCCATCTGCAGGCTTGAGTCGTTCGAATAGTgtgaaagaattaaaattaGATTCAACTGGAAGTCAGagatcaaaaaataatgttGCCATGTTAGCACGTTCTTCTACAACATCTCAGACAACgtgctcttcttcttcatcatcatcttcttaTAACTCTATAaaaggaaatgaaaatgatattttattgCAGAATAACAATCACTTTAGGCATAACAAAGAAATTCCTCAAAGTAAAGGGAGCTCCAACATTAACACCGCATCGATTATGAGCCAATACAATGTCGATACGCAAGCAACCGCTATAATGAGCGATATGCAAAAGCAATACGACTCGCAACAGATGACATCACCATTTGTAAACGAAGACTTGCATTTCGATCCAAATGGTGAAGTTTCACACGTAATAAAAgcaatttttaaagaaattggtTATAAATACGATGATTTCAGTGATATTCCtgtttttcaattaatGCAAGAAATGTATCAACtagtgaagaagaattccAGCGCTAGAAGAACAAAGATAACAGACTATGCCTCTAAacttaaagaaaaagaagcgCAATTAAAAAGTCAAAAtgacaaaattttgaagttaGAAACAACAAACAAGGCCTACAAAACTAAATACAAGGAGGTCTCTCtggaaaataagaaaataaaagaggCTTTCAAAGAACTAGACAATGAGTCATACAATCACGATGAGGAattactaaaaaaatacaaatataCTAGGGAAACCTTAGATAGGGTCAATAGAGAACAGCAATTAATCATTGATCAAAACgagtttttgaagaaaagtgTCAATGAACTACAAAATGAGGTTAATGCTACCAACTTCAAGTTCTCTttatttaaagaaaaatatgcaAAATTAGCTGATAGCATCACTGAATTGAATACCTCTacgaaaaaaagagaggcCCTGGGAGAAAACTTAACTTTTGAATGCAatgaattaaaagaaatatgtttgaaatacaaaaaaaacatcgaaaatatatcaaatacCAATAagaatttacaaaattcgttcaaaaatgaaaggaaaaaagttttAGATTTGAGAAATGAGagaaatttgttgaaaaaggaaatacTGTTGATTGAATGTCATGGTTCATATTCTCTACTCCTTGTATCTAATATTCTGACATGTTATCGGTTCTTACTGCCAAGTGATACTATTATTGAAACTGAAAGCTTAATTAAGGAGCTACTCAACATGAATAATTCACTTTCGAACCATGTGTCTTCTTCTGACGAGCCTCCAGCGGAGTACTCGAAAAGATTAGAATTAAAATGTGTAGAGTTTGAGGAAAAGTTACTTTATTTCTATCAAGAACTTGTgacgaagaaaattatAGACGTCATTTACAAGTGCTTTATTAATTATTACAAGAAAAGTAGGCAAACTGACCAAAAATCCAATCAGAACTCCAGCACTCCGTATAAACAAAGCCAAAGACAAGTTCCGCACTCCATCAAGTGAACCTCAACAGCTACACATTCTTTTATAATCCTTAATATtctatatatacatatatgaaaaaatagaaaacgCGAAAActtgtcattttttttttaggcgtttttataatatactgaaaataaaaagaggCTCTTTAAATGTTGACACTCTACTCCAATATCAACTGTAAAAAATCTCTTTATCTGCTGACCTAACATCAAAATCCTCAGATTAAAAGTATGTCCTCCACTAGGCCAGAGCTAAAATTCTCTGATGTATCAGAGGAGAGAAACTTCTATAAGAAGTATACAGGGTTGCCGAAGAAACCATTAAAAACCATTAGATTAGTGGATAAAGGCGACTATTACACAGTTATAGGTTCAGATGCGATATTTGTGGCAGATTCAGTCTATCATACTCAATCTGTTTTAAAGAACTGCCAATTGGACCCTGTAACGGCAAAGAACTTCCATGAACCAACTAAATATGTTACTGTTTCGCTACAAGTTCTTGCCACTCTGCTGAAGTTATGTTTGTTGGATCTGGGATATAAAGTTGAGATATACGATAAGGGTTggaaattaataaaaagcGCATCTCCAGGGAACATTGAGCAAGTTAATGAGCTAATGAATATGAATATTGATTCGAGTATCATCATTGCAAGTTTGAAAGTTCAATGGAATTCCCAAGATGGAAACTGCATTATTGGAGTTGCTTTCATTGATACCACTGCATACAAGGTGGGAATGCTTGATATTGTCGATAATGAAGTGTATTCCAACCTAGAGAGTTTCTTGATTCAATTGGGTGTAAAGGAATGTTTGGTGCAGGACTTGacatcaaattcaaactCCAATGCTGAAATGCAGAAAGTAATAAATGTAATTGATCGCTGTGGGTGCGTCGTTacattattgaaaaactcagaattttctgaaaaagaTGTCGAACTGGATTTAACCAAGTTACTGGGCGATGATTTGGCATTATCGTTACCACAAAAATACTCTAAATTATCTATGGGTGCATGCAATGCATTGATTGGATATTTACAATTGCTCTCAGAGCAAGATCAAGTAGGCAAGTATGAATTAGTTGAACATAAATTAAAGGAGTTTATGAAGTTGGATGCCTCCGCTATTAAAGCCCTTAATTTATTCCCACAAGGACCACAAAATCCATTTGGTAGCAACAATTTAGCTGTATCTGGATTTACGAGTGCTGGTAATTCTGGTAAAGTAACTTCTCTTTTCCAGTTACTGAATCATTGCAAAACAAATGCTGGTGTTCGGCTTTTAAATGAATGGTTGAAGCAACCACTGACCAATATTGACGAAATTAATAAAAGACATGATTTAGTCGACTATCTAATTGACCAAATCGAGTTAAGACAGATGTTGACTTCTGAATATTTACCCATGATTCCAGATATTCGTAGATTGACtaagaaattaaataaaagagGAAACTTAGAGGATGTCTTGAAAATTTACCAATTCAGTAAAAGAATACCAGAAATTGTTCAAGTTTTCACTTCGTTCTTGGAGGACGACAGCCCCACTGAACCAGTAAACGAACTGGTCCGCTCCGTTTGGCTAGCTCCTTTAAGCCACCACGTTGAACCTTTGTCCAAATTCGAAGAAATGGTTGAAACAACGGTTGATTTGGATGcttatgaagaaaataacgaATTTATGATTAAAGTTGAGTTTAATGAGGAATTAGGAAAGATAAGAAGTAAACTGGATACGTTGCGTGATGAAATTCATTCAATCCATCTTGATTCTGCTGAAGATCTAGGATTCGATCCGGACAAAAAACTGAAGTTGGAGAACCATCATCTGCATGGTTGGTGTATGAGGTTGACACGTAATGACGCCAAGGAGTTACGTAAACATAAGAAGTACATTGAGTTGTCGACAGTAAAAGCtggtatattttttagtacCAAACAATTAAAGTCAATCGCCAATGAAACcaatattcttcaaaaggaGTACGACAAGCAACAATCGGCTCTGGTTAGAGAAATTATAAATATTACATTAACGTACACAccagtttttgaaaaactatCCTTAGTCTTAGCGCATTTAGATGTGATTGCCTCTTTTGCTCATACTTCCTCGTATGCTCCTATACCATACATTAGACCCAAGTTGCATCCCATGGATTCGGAAAGAAGAACTCACCTAATAAGCTCCCGTCATCCAGTACTGGAAATGCAAGACGATATAAGCTTTATATCTAATGATGTCACATTAGAGAGTGGAAAGGGCGACTTTTTAATCATAACTGGACCAAACATGGGAGGTAAATCTACTTACATCAGACAGGTTGGTGTGATTTCTTTAATGGCCCAAATTGGTTGTTTCGTACCTTGtgaagaagctgaaataGCCATAGTAGATGCAATTCTTTGCAGGGTCGGGGCAGGAGATTCCCAATTGAAAGGTGTTTCCACATTTATGGTTGAAATATTGGAAACTGCTTCTATACTAAAGAATGCGAGTAAGAATTCTTTGATTATTGTAGATGAACTAGGGCGTGGTACTAGTACATATGATGGTTTTGGTCTAGCTTGGGCAATTGCTGAACATATCGCAAGTAAGATTGGATGTTTCGCTTTGTTTGCAACTCACTTTCATGAATTGACAGAATTGTCTGAAAAATTGCCCAATGTCAAGAATATGCATGTTGTTGCACATATcgagaaaaatttaaaagaacaaaaacatGACGATGAGGACATCACGTTGTTATACAAAGTTGAGCCTGGTATTTCAGATCAGTCTTTTGGTATTCATGTTGCAGAAGTTGTTCAATTTccagaaaaaattgttaaaATGGCTAAACGTAAAGCCAATGAATTGGACGATCTAAAAACtaataatgaagatttgaaaaaagctAAGCTATCATTACAGGAAGTTAACGAAGGTAATATTCGTTTGAAGGCTTTACTGAAAGAGTGGATTAGAAAAGTGAAGGAGGAGGGTTTACATGACCCAAGCAAAATTACTGAAGAAGCTTCCCAGCATAAAATACAAGAGCTATTGCGTGCTATAGCAAATGAAccagaaaaggaaaacgaTAATTACCtgaaatatataaaagCCTTGTTGTTATAATTAATATTACAACGACATCTTAAGTGAGAATCGATAGATAATATATAGATACAAATAGTACATATAATATGCATTgggaaagaatttttattttttacaatCTTTGTAGACAAGGTACAGTTTATTCATAATCCCTAAAAGTGTTCACGAAAGAATAATCTCTGTCATAGATCAATTTTCCTAAAGGCAATAAGGCTCTAAAAGCTTCGAAATCTTCCTTTATTCCACTGTCACTATTAAAATTAGAATTTTCAGGGGTCTCTAGACCACTGGAAAGAGTATCTCCGGTATCAGAACTATGGATGGGATAAACAAGAGATGTTAGGTCCGAACGAATTGGGTACAAAGATGAGTCATCAGATATTCCTTTCCTATTTGAAGATGGCGATAGGTCTCCAAAATTTGAGATGGGGGAGTGAGATTTTAATAGTTTTAAAATTTCGACTGATAACTCTCCAAATAAGTTTATTGGTGCTTCCTCCGCAAAGTCTTCTGAAGAAATATCATTCGTATTCAGTCCATCATCGGCGAGATCGGCTTCGTTGCCCTTTTGTAAAGAATGGAGAGAACCATATGATTTTAGACTCATAATTAGTTGATCGACTGTTTCatcttttatctttcttGAATGCATAATAACTTTCGTTATCGTTTCATCATAAGGTTTAGAATCAAATATTGACGTAGAATCGTTCAAAGCATGATAACGTTGCAAAACGTATTTCAAAAAGTGGCTGTAGAACACAATCAAAGTGTTCCATTTGACATTGTCAAACAGTAACTGCTCATCATTTTCTCCCACTAATCGATCATAAGATTTTTTTAGGATATCGATGATCTCTTTTACCTcacctttcttttttagatCGTTCATATTATCCACAACGTAAAAGAAGAGAACAAACATAGCAGTAGAGAACTGATACATAACCTCGTTATACATATGCGCCTGGTAATTGATGCCTTGAAACAGCTGTAACATTTCTTTACTGGCGTTTAAGTATtgacttgaaaaaagaatgaataGCTGAGGAATATCATGGCGAGAACCTTTGTATAGGCGTTCGTTATCAATCAATAAGGATGTAGTCATCATGCTCAAAATCACTTTAGAATATAGCGCCCTAAAATGACAATTCAAAACACGAGAGCATGCAATCTCAAAACTTAAAGCCGGATTTTCTTGGGATTTTTGAGCGTAAAGTACCGATAAATACTGTTTATAACTTTTTAGTTTCATACTTACGTGCAAGTTGTCTCTCCAATTGTTCAAAGAATCATTGAGatctttgattttatcAAGCATGGCATCGAATGAAAGATCTAGAGTACTTCTGACAGCAAAACAAGTAGAGTATATTTTACTCTCAATACTAaccaattttgaaacataATATGATATGAAAAGGGATATGTGCtgacaaaaatttacaaCTACATTCAATGCAGAGTTGACATCAGTAATTTTATCGAGatcttcctttttatcAATAAGATCAGGTAGAATATTAGTTTTTATCACTTCATAATAATTTTGATCTGTTAGCATATCCATATCGCGTTCCCCCACAATAGGGGGTCTGGATAACATTAAAGAATATAGTTTATCTGTACAAAAACAATGCCACCacattcttcttctccttaTGGCTTCTTCAAAGTCTAGTGACTTGTAAGAGGATTTTCTATTTAATTCCATGTCAACCGCCAATCTAATCGCGGTTCCTAAAATACAATTTGCTAGTTCAGTATCGTAGGTAAGTTGAAAATATCGGTTCAGTAGTAATAAAGCTTGTAGTGTTCTTGTACCTGAACAGATGGTGGACAGCTtatgataataatacatGGCATTTAGTAAGGCAACgttttcgattttttttaactcTTGGGAGGTTGGATCATATCTATCTTTCCTTAGAAACTTTGAATCACCTCTTATAATTGATTGAGTGGCAGATGCACCCGAGCAGAGACACACgtttaataataaatgtTCAGGATATGTGAGTTTTTCGCCGCTTTCGCTGTAGTACTTTTCTGCTAAGTCTAGACATTCTTTTAACGATATTATACCAGTTACAGAGGATAATAAGGTAGCATGAAAATTCTCAAGAAGTCTCTTTGCTTGCTTTTTCGGAGGTAATGagtataatattatttcgCTGGAGAAGAAAGCCGGAGATGACAAATCcataaattttttcatttgagTTGCATACCATTTTAAAGATATGCTTAATATTTCGCTGATTGGAGAAAGAAACTCCTCATTGGACGCTTTCACTCCTAAACTTTGTTTGAACCAATAGAGTTTTTGAGCAGTTAAAAGTGCCGTAGAGTATATTTTTCTCGCTGGTTTGGGcaaattgttcttttccttGTATTTGCCTTCCTGCTTTTTAACAGCCTTGTCCAATAACCACTCAAGTCTAGCCACACTGTCAATAATGTAAGACATTTTTCtatccaatttttcaatctttgaattcatttttttgttaagattattttgaatattgGAGACTTTATCGATGATATTGCTTTCTAAGGGGGAATTACCGTTTAAAAGTTCAAACCTTCCACTGTTCGGTACTGAAGAAGACGCTACAGGATTGCTAATACTATTTGAGGTTTGAAGTGATTCCCCTGGTGTTGCATGATGTTTGATTtctaattttcttttcttcttaagAATCTCATCACGATGTTTGAAAGTGCAAGGCAACTGAAACTTAATACAGtttgaacattttttgGTCTGCTGGTCCACTTCATCACATctgatttttctttttcggcAATGGTCACAGGCCTTTGATACACGTTTCTTGAGATTTTTACCAGAGCCGCTCATATCATTACTGTTAGTGTGTTCCATCATCGTGCTGATGTCACGGTTCTGTTGTGTCTGAAATTGCGACTGATGCTCTGTTGGCGAGTATATTGTATTGGGATAAGCCACATTCATGGGGATATTTGGACCTATTGTACTACCTGTCATAAGGGTGTTTTCTCTGTTAGGCATCGTCATCAGTTGATCTGGCACAGGCATCGACCATATTTGAGTTTCAGGAACCAGACGTGGGGTACCAGTTTGATGGTTTACATTTGAAATGTCACTTCTACCGGTGATTTCATTGTTAAAAACCGCATTCATATTGCTTGCTGAGTTTGAAAACCCATTTGGGCTGTAATCTCCACCTTGATTTTCCATTATTTCAAACCGAAGATTTGGAGTGGAGAGTGCTGATTTCCTAAGTTGAATTAAAGTACGATAATAAGCTCCCTAAGacatttattcttttttcgaATTAAAGGCTTTTTATATAAAGCCATCTTTCATGTACGTAATTGGAGATTATACCAAAACCAAACAGGGTAAGAGATGTTTCTCTAATGAATAAAATAACAGTGTTACCTTAGCACAAGCCAATATTCAAAACACATGTGGTAGACCTTCTGTAATATTTATGTATATCTCCATAATCTTTCACCTACACAATCTCACTTATATTGCGGCTAACGTACATTgttaaatatatatgtatcTGTGTATTTGTTGTACCTCAGGGTGAGGGTCCCGCTTCCGTCTGTAGTCGGTATTCGTAAAGTAAAAGACAGAGCGAAGCTTATGTTCAAAGCTCGTCATGACTACTGGTATCTTCTAACTGGTCTTCTATGTGTGATAATAGGCTCAATTGTAGACGAATGattttcagtttttctttaacttcTTTACTCAAGTCATCTCCATTTTGCTTAATTAAAGCTTCTAGTCTTCgcctttccttttccagCCCATTCACGTCACCGTATAATTTAGATAAAGTATCAGAGTAGTATTCTTTACCAGCTTTACACAGAAGCTGTTGAGAACGTAATTCTTCATTGCAATTCCTAGAATCATCGAAAATATGTTCTATGAATCTTTCTTCTGTATCTTTACTTCTTACAGTATCGATAAAGTTGCTTAAACTCTTTAGGTTCCTACTCCCTTCAAAACGAACAACCCTAGACGTATCCAGTTGGTACTTAGGATTGTTGAACCACGTCTTGATTCTTTGCCATAGTCTTTCATGAAATTTCATAGACGACCAATCGAGCTTCGGAAGAACTAAGGGCTTAGTACGAGGTTTGACCAGTTCAATTATTGGAAATCCAGGCAAGTCGGTACATAAAGTTGGCCCGAAGAATTCACAGTTAACTTCAAGGAAGTTAATTGGGGTATCATCTTTATTAGCTTTTTTGGCGTATAGCTCACCAAGCTCTTCGTATACTGGGGCCAGAGTTTTACAATGTTGGCACCAAGAAGTGTAGTATTTTATCATTGTGTAAGAATCATTCCTATTGCAGATATCGAAGTACTGCTCAATCGACTTGACCATCGTGACAGCTTCACTGTAGGCCAACGCTGGTAAAATGACGACGCATGTTGATAATAcggaaaataaaaagccGTGCAATTTCATCTCCTTTGTGTTTTACTTTGCCGACGTACTTGCACTAGACTCGctgtgttttttttctgttgttTTGTTGTTATGCTGTTCTTTAGCTCAAAAAATTGGCCACTGTTCCCCGCTCTGTAAATTAATTGCTCttaaagaaacaaaaatgattaaaaaaaattagaaatatttgagATAATAAGAACATCATTCAGGTCGCCCATATTCACAATTATTTACAGACTGtattttaatgaagaatGTGTGCATAACTTGATGGTACCTATTCAATAtaaaatttgataaataaataatattataaaaatgtCTATGTAATTATTATAAAGCTCTAGAGTATGTATGAGTTGTTACACATAGCATTCCAATGAGTActtgcttttttcttcgttcTTTAGACATTTCAGAAGAATATTCTTTATCTTGTCATTGTTACTGCAACTACTATTATAGTattattagtattattGTTGGTATTGTTACTATATATTTACGCTTAAAAACTCCAAATTCAGACCCCAAAATATAATTTAAATAAACATTATCATTTCCCCTCATTCCCGTTGACCTCATGAACTAGCGGTGAATTATGTACTTTTCTTCTGTATTCTAGAACTATGTCACCCTGAGATTTCCAGTAAAGTGTTCTAACGGTATTTAAAGTCATATCGTTATCAAGCACTTGGCCCCTACATAGTAGATCCAACCAAAGACTAGGTTCCATTTTTGCTTTCATTTCAGGAGTTTTCGTTTCAAATCTGTCAGCGACGTAAagtttaatttttttcacccTAATCATTCCAGGCGCAACCAGCTTGACATTCGCCTCAGAGATTCTCGGTAAATCTGTGGGGTTTAACTCCTGCTCGCTGGTCTTCGGACGGCCAAACTTTAGCATATTATGGAACTGTTGCTGTGTTGATGGGGAAACGGCTTCATTACCATTTCCAAGGCTGCTATCGCTACTATCGTTGCCAGAAGATTCTGTGGTATCTGATGCACTAATaaacttcttcttgttttcattGCCAGCTGCCTCACTCCCACCAACAGAAGACCATGGCATGATTAAGAAGTTCAACTTTGGTTGCTCTTCCACCGTCTTAATATCTCTAAATAAAGCTTTTGCAAACCAGTAGGGCAAATTTTCCTCCAATTGCTCAAAAATTTGCCTTCTGTTGAGTCTGCTTCCTAACTCGCCATCAATAAGATCATATTTTCCTAATTTGTCATCATCTACAGCTTGAAGGTCtacttcttcatcatctggCGGTTtggaattttctttgccgCCGCTGACGGTTTCATTATCGACATGAGATGGCGGTAATAGGGTGGAAAATAATACCCTGCCACCACATGAGCCTTCCTTCCAAAGATGGACCAAAACTAACGTGGCAGATTTTACTCTAATAATTGGACATGAACTAGCCTTGATTATCTTGGTGACTGGAAGCCTCTTCGTCAGGTATTTTAGAGAAGAAGTATTCATATATTGTTGCTTGTAAGACTCTTGAATTTGCTCCAGTAAATCGGGCATGAACTCaggcttcttcttttcgttGCCTTCCAAGGTTGACGTGGAATTCGCCCTTGAGTTTTCAGATGATCTTAGTTTGTTATGAGTGTTGTTACTCGGTAAATCTTGTGATGAAATAGCGGATAGTTTTTGCTCTAGCTTGAAAGGATGATTCCATAACATAGATTCTGGAGTTGCATCCTTAGACTGCTGAGTTGTATTGATAGCTTGAGGGAAGGCCGAGTCATCATTAATAACGTGCGGAGTATCTGGCAGAATTCCTTTGGGCTCCTCTGGAGTGTTTAACCCTGTTGTGGCACGACCAGAAGTAGACCTAAATGATTTGAACTTTCTACTTAACAAGGAGCCAGAGCTCTGCGTTCTAAAATATGGCTTTTTGGATGCAGGCAATGGTTGCACGAGTTCTAAAGAGTCATCTATTGCTTTATCAGAAGCTGACTGCAACAATGGTTGTTCTTCTAATACTATAGTCTCTGCCATTACCGGGGTTGCAGGTGCCGAATTTGGTGGAGTTCCACTGCTGTTGGTATTTCCAATGGACAGAGTTGAACTAATTTTGAAGGTtgattttctctttttatctttattattcttttttgattcaCTGTTATATCCCGTATCCAAGGTTAATGAATTGGTTAagtcttttttcttcaaactaaaaattttcttccttaaAAGTTTATCCTTTTGGACTTCATATGATATGAACTCATTGAAAAGCGAATTAATAACAATTTTACCCAAATTATATCTCTCATCTGAGttaatttcaatattgTTCACAACCTGATAATCCTTTAGCGCGGATCCATAAACTTCAgttttcagaaattttggGTTTATTTTTACGAACAGCATACCGACCTTAACGGAAACAGTACACCAATGAGATAGAATTTCCTTTGAGGTGTATTTCATTACAATATCATCAAATGAACCTTCTGATGAATCAAAAGTATTCAAAAGCTCACATGAAACGATATCCCATCTCTGCATTTGGCCTTTAGTGTTTTCCGTTATTACATGCCTCCTGTTGGTTAGCAGTGAGCTTCTGGTCAGTGCGAACCCACCTTCGTTGACACTGAAATGGTTATTAGTTAAATCGAGCACGTTTAGATTTGAGTCAgtacaaaaagaaaacaacaatttttcattaggTAAAAGGGCAATATCAAGGATACcaccatatttttttactttcgCATCTGTAGTTGATATATTTTGCTCTTCGTGTTCatggtgatgatgatgatggtggTGATGATCAGGCTTGAAAATTCTTGTAAGTTTAGCATCTTCATAACTGGATAAGTTTGCTCTCATAACATTGCCCTGAGAGTCACCAAAATACAACTTATCAAGGCTCGTTCCTTGGACACACCATATGGAAGAATCCCAGGACCAAgatccaatttttttgggaAGCTGAAGGGCACCAGTAGTCTGATCATGCCTACAATTCAAGTCCCATACATTTATTACACCATCTGAGCTGGTACTGATTAGTCGTGTGGAGTCATCAAGAGTTCTTACTa
This window contains:
- the YPQ1 gene encoding cationic amino acid transporter (Putative vacuolar membrane transporter for cationic amino acids; likely contributes to amino acid homeostasis by exporting cationic amino acids from the vacuole; member of the PQ-loop family, with seven transmembrane domains; similar to mammalian PQLC2 vacuolar transporter; YPQ1 has a paralog, RTC2, that arose from the whole genome duplication) is translated as MQLVPLELNRSTLSGISGSISISCWIIVFVPQIYENFYRKSSDGLSLLFVVLWLAGDVFNLMGAVMQHLLSTMIILAAYYTVADIILLGQCLWYDNEEKPAVDPIHLSPANPINENVLHDVFNEQQPLLNSQGQPNRIDEEMAAPSSDGNAGDDNLREVNSRNLIKDIFIVSGVVFVGFISWYVTYCVNYTQPPPVEDPSLPVPELQINWMAQIFGYLSALLYLGSRIPQILLNFKRKSCEGISFLFFLFACLGNTTFIFSVIVISLDWKYLIMNASWLVGSIGTLFMDFVIFSQFFIYKRNKKFILN
- the SPO21 gene encoding Spo21p (Component of the meiotic outer plaque of the spindle pole body; involved in modifying the meiotic outer plaque that is required prior to prospore membrane formation; SPO21 has a paralog, YSW1, that arose from the whole genome duplication) → MDNILKASNMEGTSTMTVTSRSSEDSSCISNHEQDTDTHKDGDTSGLENSKISKRKWMKEFFKLSKSPASKSSRSIGSMKSNQSLVSMKSSDDGNSYKNDYSSICGNSLPSAGLSRSNSVKELKLDSTGSQRSKNNVAMLARSSTTSQTTCSSSSSSSSYNSIKGNENDILLQNNNHFRHNKEIPQSKGSSNINTASIMSQYNVDTQATAIMSDMQKQYDSQQMTSPFVNEDLHFDPNGEVSHVIKAIFKEIGYKYDDFSDIPVFQLMQEMYQLVKKNSSARRTKITDYASKLKEKEAQLKSQNDKILKLETTNKAYKTKYKEVSLENKKIKEAFKELDNESYNHDEELLKKYKYTRETLDRVNREQQLIIDQNEFLKKSVNELQNEVNATNFKFSLFKEKYAKLADSITELNTSTKKREALGENLTFECNELKEICLKYKKNIENISNTNKNLQNSFKNERKKVLDLRNERNLLKKEILLIECHGSYSLLLVSNILTCYRFLLPSDTIIETESLIKELLNMNNSLSNHVSSSDEPPAEYSKRLELKCVEFEEKLLYFYQELVTKKIIDVIYKCFINYYKKSRQTDQKSNQNSSTPYKQSQRQVPHSIK